The Nocardia arthritidis genome has a window encoding:
- a CDS encoding cutinase family protein: MSAKSTRYLVTTMTAVGVAAGLAAAPAPAHAGTAGCATTFNLFIPGTWETDEHADPTRPTGMLGPIAEALQRAHGTDSDIYFTPYMARAFDNGHTYADSKSTALSNARTALRNYETRCPAARFTITGYSQGADAAGDLAADIGNGRGPVSADRVIAVGLLADPGAGTNGESEVGPRSSGTGIADPRAEGMGKLSGRVVSICDPGDLYCSIEKGDNPFLGLLGSVLSKTRADGSRLASALTSDFSKADLPGLVAALNDLTAALDARDGLDLTRIRSSAGKLAGTIDPLADLLGSGAVNQAATARLDAAPAGSPENSAGQVLAGAAQSDLTDAASALRSITATADRLLNGGTATLPMDSPDATALNSAIDALSGQLAPLTATPPDVLGSASGILPTLKTSAFVDQTLDAVSAVSTMDFAGIGSDIALLVQQVATGDAQSASQTATDLNNRFQPLLKGSVDFDWISKMLSAAPDTRGYASSIARLTAILSKVDFSKLAKIVGQIQDVATSVVAKLAPPPGQRPDADGAAAALAGLKPVGRDLAAMLQQVDTQTLADALGGLLAYGAVDFGALIGDGLSAATFVTSGAHINYNSLVVDDTGRTAIQWLGDWLNGQIG, translated from the coding sequence ATGTCAGCCAAGTCCACCCGATATCTGGTCACCACGATGACGGCCGTCGGCGTCGCCGCGGGCCTCGCCGCCGCGCCGGCCCCCGCACATGCGGGAACCGCCGGCTGCGCAACAACTTTCAACCTGTTCATCCCCGGCACCTGGGAGACCGACGAACACGCCGATCCCACCCGGCCCACCGGGATGCTCGGGCCGATCGCCGAGGCGCTCCAGCGCGCGCACGGCACCGACTCCGACATCTACTTCACCCCGTACATGGCGCGCGCCTTCGACAACGGCCATACGTATGCCGACAGCAAGTCCACCGCGCTGAGCAATGCGCGGACCGCGCTGCGTAACTACGAAACGCGGTGCCCAGCGGCGAGATTCACCATCACCGGATACAGTCAGGGCGCCGATGCGGCGGGTGATCTCGCCGCCGATATCGGCAACGGCCGCGGCCCGGTATCCGCCGACCGGGTGATCGCGGTGGGGCTGCTCGCCGATCCGGGCGCGGGGACCAACGGCGAATCGGAGGTCGGGCCGCGTTCGTCCGGCACCGGCATCGCCGATCCGCGGGCCGAGGGTATGGGCAAACTGTCCGGGCGGGTGGTCTCGATCTGCGATCCCGGTGACCTGTACTGCTCGATCGAGAAGGGCGACAACCCGTTTCTGGGATTGCTGGGTTCGGTGCTCAGCAAGACCCGCGCCGACGGCTCTCGCTTGGCGAGCGCGCTGACCTCGGATTTCTCCAAGGCCGATCTGCCCGGTCTGGTCGCGGCCCTCAATGATCTGACCGCGGCCCTCGACGCGCGCGACGGTCTCGATCTGACTCGGATACGAAGCAGCGCAGGGAAATTGGCGGGCACCATCGATCCGCTCGCGGATCTGCTCGGCTCCGGCGCGGTGAATCAGGCCGCCACCGCGCGGCTCGACGCGGCACCGGCCGGGTCGCCGGAGAACAGCGCGGGCCAGGTGCTCGCGGGCGCCGCGCAGTCCGATCTGACCGACGCCGCGTCGGCGCTGCGGTCGATCACCGCTACCGCCGACCGGCTGCTGAACGGCGGAACCGCAACGTTGCCAATGGATTCGCCCGACGCCACCGCATTGAACAGCGCGATCGATGCGCTGAGCGGCCAGCTCGCGCCGCTCACCGCGACGCCACCCGACGTGCTCGGCTCGGCGTCCGGAATCCTCCCGACGCTCAAGACCAGCGCGTTCGTCGATCAGACCCTGGATGCCGTATCCGCGGTGTCGACAATGGATTTCGCCGGAATCGGGTCGGATATCGCCCTGCTGGTGCAGCAGGTGGCGACGGGAGATGCGCAGAGCGCCAGCCAAACCGCCACCGATCTGAACAATCGGTTCCAGCCCTTGCTGAAGGGATCCGTCGACTTCGACTGGATTTCGAAAATGCTGTCGGCGGCGCCCGATACCCGCGGCTACGCGAGCTCGATCGCGCGGCTGACCGCCATTCTGTCCAAGGTCGATTTCAGCAAGCTGGCCAAGATCGTCGGCCAGATCCAGGATGTCGCCACCTCGGTGGTCGCGAAGCTGGCCCCGCCGCCGGGACAGCGGCCCGATGCCGACGGTGCGGCCGCGGCATTGGCCGGGCTGAAACCGGTGGGCCGCGATCTGGCCGCGATGTTGCAGCAGGTGGACACCCAGACTCTGGCCGACGCGCTCGGTGGCCTACTCGCATACGGCGCAGTGGATTTCGGCGCGCTGATCGGTGACGGGTTGAGCGCCGCGACCTTCGTCACCTCGGGAGCCCATATCAACTACAACTCGCTCGTCGTCGACGACACCGGCCGCACCGCCATCCAGTGGCTCGGCGATTGGTTGAACGGGCAGATCGGCTGA
- a CDS encoding DUF3145 domain-containing protein: MRASSQFADATAGVVYIHSSPAALCPHVEWALASALSAPAKLRWTAQPADGQLRATSEWIGPVGTASRIAQALRSWPVLRFEVTEEPSDGVDGERYTFVPGLGLWHGSTSANGDVILGEMRLRAMLQAARELGRYSGYDLAAEIDRAIGTPWDEDLEIYRYGYESGAEVTWLRRDVG, translated from the coding sequence GTGCGCGCATCGAGTCAGTTCGCGGACGCGACGGCGGGTGTGGTCTACATCCACTCGTCGCCCGCCGCGCTGTGCCCGCACGTCGAGTGGGCGCTGGCCTCCGCCCTGAGCGCACCCGCCAAACTGCGCTGGACCGCGCAACCCGCCGACGGCCAGCTACGCGCGACCAGCGAATGGATCGGTCCCGTCGGCACCGCATCGCGCATCGCCCAGGCGCTGCGGTCCTGGCCCGTACTGCGTTTCGAGGTCACCGAGGAGCCGAGCGACGGCGTGGACGGCGAACGCTACACCTTCGTACCCGGACTCGGGCTGTGGCACGGTTCGACCAGCGCCAACGGCGATGTCATCCTCGGCGAGATGCGGCTGCGCGCCATGCTGCAGGCCGCCCGCGAACTCGGCCGCTACTCCGGCTACGACCTGGCCGCCGAAATCGACCGCGCCATCGGCACCCCGTGGGACGAGGACCTCGAAATCTACCGCTACGGTTACGAATCCGGCGCCGAGGTGACCTGGCTCCGCCGCGACGTCGGCTGA